Proteins encoded together in one Chryseobacterium sp. G0201 window:
- a CDS encoding DUF3467 domain-containing protein has product MDNQNQNQDPNNINIQLNEMVASGVYCNLALVNHSPSEFVVDFIQLMPGVQQANVRSRVILAPLHAKRVLAALQQNITNYEQQFGEIKEVEPFVLGGNNVQA; this is encoded by the coding sequence ATGGACAATCAAAATCAAAATCAAGATCCAAACAACATCAACATCCAACTTAACGAAATGGTAGCTTCAGGGGTATATTGTAACCTTGCTCTAGTAAACCATTCTCCATCTGAGTTTGTTGTAGATTTTATCCAATTAATGCCAGGTGTACAACAAGCGAACGTGCGTTCAAGAGTTATTCTTGCTCCACTTCACGCTAAGAGAGTATTAGCTGCTCTTCAACAGAACATCACAAACTACGAGCAACAATTCGGAGAGATCAAAGAAGTTGAGCCTTTCGTATTAGGTGGAAACAACGTACAAGCGTAA